CGGTGTCATCCTGCCCCCATATCCCCAGTTTCCAGCCTATGAAGGCTCATCCCCAATATTCCCTCATCTCACTGTGGCAGgaaaggtgctgctggaaggCAGGTGATGTGAGAGGCCACACATAAGGTGGTGGGTGTTGGAGCTGTGATGGGGTTGACTGCTGAATTTTCACCCTAATTAGAGTTTACTCCCCATTTCACAACTGCAGGTACAGAACCACATtctcagctgcacagagctgaaaaCAGGCAGAAGAGGGGCTGCAGAAATGCATTCTCAAATGCCACATGGCAGCCCCTAGTTTAGGACAATTGTTCCTGTTCAAGCACCTGCAAACCCTGGACAGAAGCCTCCGAAGCTGGGCTGCAACAGGGGCTCCAGCCACCCCAACCACCCTGCATTTTTAAGCACTTCCTGTTCCAATTCCTTCACACAGCAACAGGCAAGATCAGGGCTCATCCTGCTGCAAGAGCTCACGTTGGTCCTGtgtcccccagcccagggactcCTGACATCAGCTGCCACCCTCTGGACACATCATCCTGCCAAAGAACTGCATGCTCAGCAGTTTGAGAGCTAAACCTTGCTTTATAATCCTTTGTGGTTTAGCCCTTTTTTCGTTAAATTAACTCAGTGACGGGAACACAACTGCTTTCACACACTCAGAATTCTGGAGAAGATCTGAAAGGGAGAGGActtggagagcagcagcagcacttccagcaaGTGCTTATGGGGGAAGTGTTGATTAGCAGCTTTCAGACAAGCTCAACTCAGCCCTTTGTGTGAGCCCAAGTCTAAAACTCATTTGTGCACAAAAGTTGTTTAGGCTTAAGGCAAAGCAGAGACAGACTCAGGCTCCACGTGAGCTGCAAAGGCAGAAATGCCTCAGGAAGGTGCTCTACACTGATAGCAGCTCTCAAAGATTgtctgctctctgtgctgcctgggTTTGACTTTTGACAGAATATCCCATCCTTAACTCAAGAATTACAAAGAACCTTTATCCACATTCTCCTCTCAAGGGGAGAGGCAAGAGATACAGATTTTACTACCATTTTTATTATGAAGTTATCATTACTCAGAGCCACAGGCCTGAGGCTCAGTGCTGGGGGTTGGACCTGTTCATACTCTTTCAGTGCCTTTACAGGTGATGTTTGCTTTATCTTACATAGGGAACAAAGCACCTGGTAACatcaaaaccagcaaaatgGCACAGTTCACCTCCAGAGATGGGAGAGGCCTGAAAAACCCAATGAGAGACATATGCAAGGAACTGCAAACAGCCATAAACTTcccagtggatttttttccatgctctTCCTGACTGGTTTTGCTTTATACAAGCTGTGTGTGTAGCTGCAGTGGCCATCTGCAATGATTCCTGTTGCTCTGGAATCCTGGAGCAGTCATAGAGAAGAGCTGAAAAACTGAAACATCGCTGCCTTGCACCTCTTCCCTGGGCTCTTTGTGACAACATCTCCACCAGCAGGATCACAAGCCTGAATGACAAGCTCAgaaaaaacagctgctgcacaTGGTGACAAGTAGGTATTTTATTTCCTACCCCAGGGCAGTCTGTAGCTTTCAGGTGAGCTGTGAGATGTGGCCAGTTCACAGGACGATTGAAACCCTTTTCCAAAACTAAgcaatttttattattgcacCGTGCTAAATCATCCCTGTCAAAGAGCTGAGTGTATTTCCTATCTCAATCCTTCTATTACCTAGTGCCACAATGCACAAAGTAACCCTTTGCCATCTTCTCCCCAAACACTTTGAAGTGTTTAGGCAGATTATTTCAGTGCGatttacagaaacacagaaatattgaaTGATCAACAGCTCAAGACAGGTTATTCTCCAAAAAGAGGTGACAGGAGCAGCTGCTACTGCTCTATGAAGAGAGAACAAGTTAGATGGTAGCTCTAGGAGTGTAACAGCCTAACAGCAAAGCCCTGGTGTCCCCCAGAACCTGGGCAAGGAGGCTGCTCTCTTTAGGGCAATAACAAAAAACGTGGTAAGAGGCAAAATCTTTATTCCAGTtctgaattggaaaaaaaatgtcgTGGCAACAACTCACCGTTGGACAGTTCAGTAAGCACAAGGGAGGGGGCACCTGGCCCAGCCAGGTACAGACTGAAGACACGGTCCCAGAGGCACTTGGAGAGGAAGCTCAGCTTCAAAGTACAAGCACTAAACACTTTGGCtcaaatttttaatataaaaattcacTAAAAAGGCTAAAATGTGACAAACCATTTGAAATACTGTGACAAACATTCACCCTCACgcagtaaaaaacaaaacaaacccaaactggCAAGAAGCTTTGAAATGcatgctttcttctttctcctggcACATTGGACCATCAGCTACTTATCTAGAAAATCCATGGCACCTTCATGTCGTAGTTCAGTGCAAGGGACTACTCTCGATGGACCAGCACAAATAAACCCAGTAAAAAGAGGACTGCATACTGGAAGACAGAGCAGAGGAGACACAAGAGTGCACACTGGTATCTACAGCAGCAAATGTGCAGGGCACAGGGTTCTGCCTGTGCTCTCGTGAAGGAATTACAGCTGGGGTGGAAAAAGCAGGCAGGAAATAGAAGAGCTCTTACCTTAAATTTTGGATAATCGTTCATTAAGATAGTCACTATTCCAATATAGGGCACAAATCTACAAGAATAAAGGTTTTCTTAAAACAAACACTATTCCAGGGTGCAGAGGGAGTGTCACTCAAGCACCCCGAGGGCTGCAGTCAATGGGCTGGTGACTTCTTCTTCCCTTTGGCAGTGGGGCTGAGTGACAACCAGCCCCAGTGTGTGTTACAGCCTATGCCTGGTGCAGATATCACTTTCCTGCAAATACTGAGCCTCCCAGGACGAATGTGATGACAATTCTGATCAAGTCTGAGCCCACACTACCCTTACATCTGTGTCCATCCAGCATCAACATCCAGGATGCAGCTCACAACTTGATGCCTTTGCTTAAGCCAAACTAAGAACTGAACTTTCCACACTCTCAGGCAGGTTACAAAACCCAGCAGGGATAGCTCAACACGACGGGGGATTTACCAGATGGCttttggggacagcagtgtGAAAAGCCCCATCATTTTCAACTGCACTTACCCTCTTGCTCGTCCTACTACATCCTTCTTCTCCAGCCAATGCTGCCCCTGTTTGTAGAGCCCTCTGTCATCCACAGCATTGTTGTCTCCCTTTGTCAGAAATTTGATGTCTCCATTTTGCCTGGTAAAGACAAGGCAGGTAAGGCAGGACAGAAACCTGTTAAAAACTGTTCTACAACAAGCATGGAGAGACCAACACAAGGGTACTAGAAGCAACCATGTCCTACAATTCAAGAGGGTAAAAGAGGGAAACTCTGTCAAATGCAGCAGAAAGCAGATGGTTTGGAAAAAACTGTCATGGGAAGAATGAATTCTGGCCCCAGCCAAGCTTTCCAGCAGAGTTTCAGAACAGAACCAGCAGGACAAGCCATTTCTAGTGCAGGTGCAGGTATTGCCTCTTGGCTTTTGACCCATCTTGTGTTGATGCTTCTCTTGCTTCACACAAATGTTGGATTCTGGTCTCCCTGCCACCACACGAAAGGAGAGGTTGGGATTGAAGCTCTACTCAGCAGCGGGCAGAAGCAAGCTGAAACTTAGAACTGATTAGGAAAgggggacagaaaaaaaaccaaataataccaTGTTGACACTGCATGAACTCACGATGTGCCTACATCTGGAATGCTCTGGGCAGTGCTGAGCCCCCCAGACCCTTTTCTGCAATGGAGAGAAGAAGTGGCAAAGGTTGAAAAATGGTTAACGGTTAAAGGTCTTAAACCACTTCCATACAAGAAACTACAGACCAGCCTGGAAAAGACAGAACTGATGGGAGACATAACATAGTCCACCACAAATGACAGCAACAATCAAATAGCTTTTAACTGTCTCTTCCAATGCAAGAGCCAGAGGGTACCAAAAGGAGCTCAGAAGCAATGGGTCAAAACCAGGCAGAGAAGGTGGTATGCAGAAACAGCCACAGCACAAACGAAACCGTGTCTCTCTGCAAGGTATTTTGCCTTGCAAAAAATTAAACTGGCTCAAAAACTGACCTGATACTCCACATAAAAGAGGAAATTAGGCTATTCAAAGAACTAGGACTTTGTGCTTGAAACTATAACctgcagaaagcaggaaaattatCACTACATACTCTGTCAAATCTTCAATTAATCCTGAGATGAATTAGCTTGTCAGAAATGGGTTCACAGAGCAGATTAATCTTTCCTTTGACTGGGGAATAGCTTTATAGATTGTTTCTCATCCATTCCTGTTCAGATGCTGGACAGCAGCCCAAACAGTGGCACTACTCAGGGatttgtcactgtcaccttcCTGTGGCACGTGCAGGCAGGTGCTGAGAAGGAGCGTCCTCAGTGCTTGAATCTCAGCTCTCACAGAAATGACAGATGGAatgcagaaaagcaaagcaggcagtTCTTTGGAGCTCAGGCTGTTTTCATCATGCCTGAACACCCACAGGAGAAGCttaaaaaggaagggaaaaaacccataGCTTTCTCCAAAGCACATCTGGCTTGTTGTGTGGGAACAACAAACACTCTGGGAGCTTAGAGACACTGTCTGGGAAAAGATAAAGATCCCCAAAGGTGCTGATAATGTCGTTTAGGTCTGAAGAGTGGTGGTGCAGGAGTGCAGCACCTTACTGTGAGCAGAGTCAAGGCTCTGTCACAACATGGCGTGAAAAGCCCATGGTGAACTTCTCTGCTGTCTGAAGTGAGTGTATACTGGTCTGGCTACCCTGCTCCAAAACCACTAAGTAAATTTTGACTGCAGACTCTGTGTTAGTAACAAAGAACAAATTCAATTTTGGGCTGAAACAATAAGAAAAGGCCAGGAAGTAACAGACATTTTCTCACTGACACAACATTGATGTGAATCTGGGCCCCGAGTTGCCCCAAAATCATAGAGAACACCATTTCTGTTTCCCTACATTTTGACAATCCTGTCAGCTTCTTTCTAAAGAGACTTTTCACTTCCAAACTGGCActagaaaattattctttaagTAGTGAAAGAAGCAACTGACACCCAAATCCTGCCTCCAGCTCCCAGGTTCAGGTCGCAGTATAGGTTTTTCAATTTATCTCTCCTAATAAAAAGATTACGTTTATGTTTGGTTGTTTCAGTTAAATGAAACCTAAAATACTGCACAATGGTTTCACCTTCCCAGAATTGGCACTATGGCCCTtttatatttaaacaaaaaatagtgCTGGACACCCAAATATCGAGAGATAGACCCAGGCAAAAAAGCAAGATGGGCAACACCTGGAGAGAAAATGCTGCACAGAACAGGAAGGAACTTGAAAGAGTTCCCACAACATCACAAAAAATGCTCATGCAACATTAGGTCAAATTCGGCCCATAAATTGaccttatttttaaatcagtgcTATCAAAGAACAGCACTCTGAAAACTGACGTTATTCAAAGTTCAAGATACAGaaaaaatctgaacaaaaaATGTGCTTTGCCTACTGTGAGAAGCATTGTTTTGTTATCTCAGAGTCGGGATTCTAGCTGCATATTTATGTGCACAAGGCTGGTGATCCTCGAGTAGGACCAGACAACTGGTCTGGATATTACAAGAGCTTTGGGAAAGGGACCCTCTCCATCCCATCAACATGTCAACTAGAGGAATCCTCAGATGCCACCCAATACAGCTCCAGCTCACACCAGAAAATGTTTACTCAGCAGAAACAGATGCTGGGATCCCAACCAGCTGTTGCCTCTCAGAGGTGCCTTGAAGAATCAATGATTCAGTTCAAGATTCAGTTTTCACTCAAACAACTCACACGGTTGGCTTCTATCCCCACAGACTAGCCAGGAGAGGCCACAGTTCCatccagcagagcaggaaagctcATGACTGCAGTGGAAGCCTTGGTTGGAAAACTAAGCCCTGTTCAGCCATGAAACCAATGCCTGTTCCATTCCTGCAGACACACAACCTCCCCAGTGCTGAGTGAACAGTACACAAAGACTCTGAGGATAACAACACAACTTACTAGAGAGATTAAAGACCCTGAGTCTGCATGACAGCAAAGACCAGGACTATAGAGACAAGCTCTAAAATAACACATGCTACACACAAAATACCtttctggcacagctcagccccactAACAAGAATCACTTCACACACAAATGAAGCCATGCTACAGcagacagcacagcagctcGGGACAGAGAGGATGGCACAGGAGACAGTAAGTGGTGTCAAcattccagtgcctaaaggggctccaagagagatGGAACTTCAAACAAGGGTCCTAAACAGGACAGGGGcaagggttagatgggatataAGGAttaaattcttccttgtgaTGGTGGTAAGGCCCTGGCACTGGCTGCCTAGAGAAggtggggctgcccctggatccctggaagtgttcaaggccagactggacagggcttggagcaccctggggtaGAGTtaggtgtccttgcccatggcagggggtgggtgAAATGAGggactttaaggtcccttccaaccgtgacaattccatgattctacagTTTGGAGTGTCCAGAGCACTGGCATAGGCTCTCAGCTTGTGCCTTCTGCTGGATGATCTTTACAAGTAAACCAAGTAGGACAGattttgtctgtctgaaacTTCTGTGTTACTTCCTACAGCACCTGGATATTTATGATTATGACATCCCACCCACTTAGTTACCCAAGCAGATGAAGAATATCAGATAGGGAAACATCAGCAGTAGAACCCCTAGATTCCTAACATACTTCTCATGGATTTTCAGGACACGGTGGACTATAGGAATTTCCCTTCCTTCTATCCTAAAGACAACTATCTCTCCCACTCTGATTGGATCTTCAATCCGGTTCGTGAGGAACAGGAGATCTCCTCTGTGGAAAGCAGGCTCCATACTCCCACtgaaaaagaggagagaaacaACTGAACAATATTTAAACACTCAGTACCAGGTTTTGGAGTTCACGGCCCATTAAGAAAAATCTCACAAGAACCtcatgagaaagaaaagctgtggataccccattcctggaagtattcaagatGAGGCTGAAACCTTGATGAAGAGCTTCTGAGAAAGCCACCTTAGAGACTGGGCAACTGTGTAACCTCCACTGCAACCAGGTTTTCAATCATCAGTTTACCAGTAGTTTGGATATGTTGGGAAAAGAGCATTGCCAGTACCTGGTGTTACAAGCACATCCaaagagaaaagctttttttaatagcaaaaagCTGATGACAAACACTATCTTTTGATTTCTGAGCTCACCGTTGGCAGGGCAATGCTGGCAGCTCTGTAATGAtgggatgcttttttttttttaattcattttttagAGACAGAGAGATTATCCTCAGGAACAAAGCACTGAAAGCATCAGGCTCTTGCATTCCCATCTGAAACAGACAAAGGGACTTGCCAAAAATTTCTTACTGTGATTCATTACCACGTCtcaagttatttttcttctgtcttgtaAATGCCAATTGTTACCAAATACTTATCCTTCCTAATTCCacataaaaaaatgcaagacaAAACAATGAACTTTAAGTACCGCGTGCatttgtgttttgtattttatctTTACAGAGCACAGCAGATGCAGTTCAGAACAGCAGGTCACATCACTGTGACCTGTCTTACTCACTGGGAGGAGCAGTGGAAAACATCTGTCCTGTACTTCACATCAGGAGGGAGTTCTGGTAAGCAGCACTTGGTTATGGCATTACAGCATTTCTACATCATGAACGTTGACgcagaaacacagagaaaagggcAATGGGGCCACAGAGCAGGTGCAGGATCCATACCAGCATCCAATGGCAGCCCAGGGTATTTGTCCCAGGCAGCAGAAAGGTGGGAGCAACACTGGTGGTACCCACTGCAGGGCACTACTGTAAGGACAATGCATGACACCCAAAACATACAGTGACAGTGAGAACCCTTAAGCTCAGGACCACCTCTGTAACAGACATTCACTGATGTGTTggatgggttggaagggaccttaaagatcgtCCCATTCCActcccttccatgggcagggatatctTCCACCAggccagggtgctccaagccctgttcaacctggcctggaacatttccaggaatgggacagccacagcttctctaggcagTCTGTGCCCGGGCTTCGTTGCCCTCAcagggaaatatttcttcacacTGCCCTCTGGCAGTAGGAAACGGGACACCTCATTGTCCCGTCACTACCTGCCCGggtaaaaagtccctctccctcttttATACCAGCCCTCTACCAGCCGGCTGACAGAGCGAGGTTAAGATGCTCTTTTTACCCACTCCCTCTTCCCTCACTATTGCTGAGCCTGGATTTTTAAGGAGTTTCTCGCCCGCTT
This window of the Cinclus cinclus chromosome 13, bCinCin1.1, whole genome shotgun sequence genome carries:
- the SEC11A gene encoding signal peptidase complex catalytic subunit SEC11A isoform X5, with product MMMMLSLDFLDDVRRMNKRQLYYQVLNFGMIVSSALMIWKGLMVVTGSESPIVVVLRQNGDIKFLTKGDNNAVDDRGLYKQGQHWLEKKDVVGRARGFVPYIGIVTILMNDYPKFKYAVLFLLGLFVLVHRE
- the SEC11A gene encoding signal peptidase complex catalytic subunit SEC11A isoform X2 produces the protein MMMMLSLDFLDDVRRMNKRQLYYQVLNFGMIVSSALMIWKGLMVVTGSESPIVVVLSGSMEPAFHRGDLLFLTNRIEDPIRVGEIVVFRIEGREIPIVHRVLKIHEKQNGDIKFLTKGDNNAVDDRGLYKQGQHWLEKKDVVGRARGFVPYIGIVTILMNDYPKFKYAVLFLLGLFVLVHRE
- the SEC11A gene encoding signal peptidase complex catalytic subunit SEC11A isoform X4, which encodes MMMMLSLDFLDDVRRMNKRQLYYQVLNFGMIVSSALMIWKGLMVVTGSESPIVVVLSGSMEPAFHRGDLLFLTNRIEDPIRVGEIVVFRIEGREIPIVHRVLKIHEKFVPYIGIVTILMNDYPKFKYAVLFLLGLFVLVHRE
- the SEC11A gene encoding signal peptidase complex catalytic subunit SEC11A isoform X3, with the translated sequence MMMMLSLDFLDDVRRMNKRQLYYQVLNFGMIVSSALMIWKGLMVVTGSESPIVVVLSGSMEPAFHRGDLLFLTNRIEDPIRVGEIVVFRIEGREIPIVHRVLKIHEKQNGDIKFLTKGDNNAVDDRGLYKQGQHWLEKKDVVGRARGMQSSFYWVYLCWSIESSPLH
- the SEC11A gene encoding signal peptidase complex catalytic subunit SEC11A isoform X1, with the protein product MMMMLSLDFLDDVRRMNKRQLYYQVLNFGMIVSSALMIWKGLMVVTGSESPIVVVLSGSMEPAFHRGDLLFLTNRIEDPIRVGEIVVFRIEGREIPIVHRVLKIHEKQNGDIKFLTKGDNNAVDDRGLYKQGQHWLEKKDVVGRARGFVPYIGIVTILMNDYPKFKVRALLFPACFFHPSCNSFTRAQAEPCALHICCCRYQCALLCLLCSVFQYAVLFLLGLFVLVHRE